In the genome of Ensifer adhaerens, one region contains:
- a CDS encoding N-terminal double-transmembrane domain-containing protein encodes MGALGFANPILLAALAALPAIWWLLRVTPPRPAREIFPPLAILARIAKREETPATSPWWLTALRMLLAALVILALSGPMLDPHRNTLSKAGPLALVIDNDWASAPDWPDRVATAEGLIEQAGRADVPVSLTLTADPTNDPVPTSADTAMTRLKAAEPRPLEADRKAAFASLATALQTTPPGTLAFISSGIKAPKDEDFTGLVTSLKPAETWLYAARGSVAAITEVKNGIDNTDVTVTRPFAQGPQTIALDALDEKGRVLMKGTAAFKDGETVATGKIAAPIELRNDFARVAITASRQAGGTYLLDDGFKRRRIGLLSGETRFLSQPLLSPLYYIKRALSPYADIAEPGEADLAKAIPDLIAEKPSVIILADIGKLPEAAYPQIMDWIKAGGTLVRFAGPRLAAAPADDPLVPVELRQGERSLGGALSWSEPQPLAPFPEKSPFAGLPKPDGVTVTRQVLANPSPTLAEHTWASLADGTPLVTAKKLDAGQIVLFHTSADTSWSNLALSGHFVEMLRRITQISRAHGGAAPGTAETLAPFRLLNANGVLTAETAGAKPLTVAAGKVPTPSFDTPPGLYGTEEGFTALNLFRPGDTLAPLNFAPQGLSVTTAGLAGSGTTELRPALLLAAFLLLVADSIAVFVMGGAFSGLFSRRRTASTAAIVLALGAALTLMPHDTRAADDSRPGDDKIIAALDSTHLAYVRTGEADVDRISQAGLMGLSDFIRYRTSLEPGDPVGLDIAKDELAFYPIIYWPVTATAPMPSQDAINRIDAYMRAGGTVLFDTRDQDTSLEGAAAGPNTERLQAILASLDIPPLEPVPHSHVLTKSFYLLQNFPGRYAGSPLWIEATGDAKRDAARPVQRGDGVSPILITGNDFAGAWATDRSGNSLLPTVPPDDRQRELAFRAGVNIVMYMLTGNYKSDQVHIPALLERLGQ; translated from the coding sequence ATGGGGGCTCTCGGCTTCGCCAATCCGATCCTGCTCGCGGCGCTGGCAGCGCTTCCCGCCATCTGGTGGCTGCTGCGCGTCACCCCGCCGCGCCCGGCGCGCGAGATCTTTCCTCCGCTCGCCATCCTCGCCCGCATCGCCAAACGCGAGGAAACGCCAGCGACGAGCCCCTGGTGGCTGACGGCGCTCAGAATGCTCCTCGCGGCGCTGGTGATCCTCGCACTGTCCGGCCCGATGCTCGACCCGCATCGCAACACGCTCTCCAAGGCAGGGCCGCTGGCGCTGGTGATCGACAATGACTGGGCCTCCGCCCCCGACTGGCCGGACCGCGTCGCGACTGCGGAAGGACTGATCGAACAGGCAGGCCGCGCCGATGTGCCCGTCTCGCTGACGCTCACCGCCGACCCGACGAACGATCCGGTCCCCACCTCAGCCGACACCGCGATGACGCGCCTCAAGGCCGCCGAACCGCGCCCGCTGGAGGCCGACCGCAAGGCCGCCTTCGCGAGCCTCGCCACGGCACTCCAGACCACACCGCCCGGTACCCTCGCCTTCATCTCGAGCGGCATCAAGGCTCCGAAAGACGAGGACTTCACCGGCCTCGTCACAAGCCTCAAGCCAGCCGAAACCTGGCTGTATGCCGCGCGCGGCAGCGTGGCCGCCATTACCGAGGTCAAGAACGGCATCGATAACACGGACGTCACCGTCACCCGCCCCTTCGCCCAAGGCCCTCAAACGATCGCGCTCGACGCGCTGGACGAAAAGGGCCGCGTGCTGATGAAGGGTACCGCAGCGTTCAAGGACGGGGAGACGGTCGCGACCGGCAAGATCGCCGCCCCCATCGAGCTCCGCAACGATTTCGCCCGTGTCGCGATCACCGCCAGCCGGCAAGCCGGCGGCACCTATCTGCTCGACGACGGCTTCAAGCGCCGCCGCATCGGTCTCTTGAGCGGCGAAACACGCTTCCTGTCGCAGCCGCTGCTCTCGCCGCTTTATTACATCAAGCGCGCGCTCTCGCCCTATGCCGACATTGCCGAGCCGGGCGAAGCCGATCTCGCCAAAGCGATCCCCGATCTCATCGCGGAGAAGCCCTCCGTCATCATCCTGGCCGATATCGGCAAGCTGCCGGAAGCGGCCTATCCGCAGATCATGGACTGGATCAAGGCCGGCGGCACGCTGGTGCGCTTTGCCGGCCCGCGTCTGGCTGCAGCCCCCGCCGACGATCCGCTGGTGCCGGTCGAGCTGCGTCAGGGCGAACGCTCGCTCGGGGGCGCGCTGTCCTGGAGCGAGCCGCAGCCGCTCGCGCCCTTCCCCGAAAAGAGCCCCTTTGCCGGATTGCCGAAGCCGGACGGCGTGACCGTCACGCGGCAGGTTCTCGCCAACCCCTCGCCGACGCTTGCCGAACATACATGGGCAAGCCTTGCCGACGGCACCCCGCTGGTGACCGCCAAGAAGCTCGACGCAGGGCAGATCGTGCTCTTCCACACCAGCGCTGACACGAGCTGGTCGAACCTTGCGCTCTCCGGCCATTTCGTTGAAATGCTTCGCCGCATCACGCAGATTTCCCGGGCGCACGGTGGAGCCGCTCCCGGCACGGCAGAAACGCTCGCGCCCTTCCGCCTGCTCAACGCCAACGGCGTGCTGACGGCGGAAACGGCGGGCGCCAAACCGCTGACGGTCGCCGCCGGCAAGGTGCCGACGCCCAGCTTCGACACGCCCCCCGGCCTCTACGGTACGGAAGAAGGCTTCACCGCGCTCAATCTCTTCCGCCCCGGCGATACGCTCGCCCCGCTGAATTTCGCGCCTCAGGGGCTCTCCGTGACGACGGCTGGCCTTGCCGGCTCGGGCACGACCGAACTGCGCCCCGCGCTTCTGCTGGCGGCCTTCCTGCTGCTGGTCGCGGACTCCATCGCCGTCTTCGTGATGGGTGGCGCGTTCTCCGGCCTGTTCAGCCGCAGGCGGACCGCCTCCACCGCCGCCATCGTTCTGGCGCTTGGAGCCGCGCTCACGCTGATGCCGCACGACACCCGCGCAGCAGACGATTCCAGACCCGGCGACGACAAGATCATCGCCGCACTCGACTCGACCCATCTCGCCTATGTCCGCACGGGCGAAGCGGACGTGGATCGCATCTCGCAGGCGGGCCTCATGGGCCTCTCAGACTTCATCCGCTACCGCACGTCGCTGGAACCCGGCGACCCCGTCGGCCTCGACATCGCAAAGGACGAACTCGCCTTCTATCCGATCATCTACTGGCCGGTGACAGCGACCGCGCCGATGCCCTCGCAGGACGCCATCAACCGCATCGACGCCTATATGCGCGCCGGCGGCACCGTGCTCTTCGATACGCGCGATCAGGACACGAGCCTCGAGGGTGCGGCCGCCGGGCCGAACACTGAGCGGCTACAGGCCATTCTCGCCAGCCTCGACATCCCGCCGCTGGAGCCTGTGCCGCATAGCCACGTCCTGACCAAGTCCTTCTATCTTCTCCAGAATTTTCCCGGCCGCTATGCCGGAAGTCCGCTGTGGATCGAGGCGACGGGCGATGCCAAGCGCGATGCGGCCCGCCCCGTGCAGCGCGGCGACGGGGTGTCGCCGATCCTCATCACCGGCAATGACTTTGCCGGGGCATGGGCAACAGACCGGTCGGGCAATTCGCTTCTGCCGACCGTGCCGCCGGATGACCGGCAGCGCGAACTTGCCTTCCGCGCCGGGGTCAATATCGTCATGTACATGCTGACCGGCAACTACAAGTCGGATCAGGTACATATCCCGGCGCTGCTCGAACGGCTGGGGCAATGA
- a CDS encoding Uncharacterized conserved protein, DUF58 family, contains vWF domain has product MAPIGQSVERTGGAEILARAKARAALVPDCLVEARRIANTVSAGWHGRRRRGIGENFWQFRPYSPGEDMARIDWRRSARDDHTYVRDKEWQAAHTVWLWADLSASMMYRSKLGQVSKESRALVLMLALAEVLARSGERIGAPGLMEPIAARNASERLATALAYAENVSGLPDTSMIRGASEIVLIGDFLDPLDRIMERIAPLSRRGLRGTLIMVADPAEADFPYVGRTEFTDPETGAKFTAGRAEVLAEEYRLAYAANRDALGAELRHIGWSLIRHSTDRPASEALVSAHIYLSGQGSVR; this is encoded by the coding sequence ATGGCGCCAATCGGCCAGTCAGTCGAACGAACGGGCGGAGCGGAAATCCTCGCCCGTGCGAAGGCGCGCGCCGCCCTCGTGCCCGACTGCCTTGTCGAAGCCCGCCGCATTGCAAACACCGTGAGCGCCGGCTGGCACGGCCGCAGACGGCGCGGCATCGGCGAGAATTTCTGGCAGTTCCGCCCCTATTCGCCGGGCGAGGACATGGCTCGCATCGACTGGCGCCGCTCGGCCCGCGATGATCACACTTACGTCCGCGACAAGGAATGGCAGGCCGCCCACACCGTCTGGCTCTGGGCCGACCTCTCCGCCTCCATGATGTACCGCTCGAAGCTTGGTCAGGTGTCGAAGGAAAGCCGCGCGCTCGTCCTCATGCTGGCGCTCGCCGAAGTGCTGGCGCGTTCTGGCGAACGCATTGGCGCGCCCGGTCTGATGGAGCCGATCGCCGCGCGCAATGCCTCCGAACGGCTGGCAACGGCGCTGGCCTATGCCGAAAATGTCAGCGGCCTGCCCGATACCTCCATGATCCGGGGCGCAAGCGAAATCGTGCTGATCGGAGATTTTCTCGACCCGCTCGACAGGATCATGGAGCGCATCGCGCCGCTTTCGCGCCGTGGCCTGCGCGGAACGCTGATCATGGTGGCCGATCCGGCGGAAGCCGATTTCCCCTATGTGGGGCGCACCGAGTTCACCGACCCGGAAACGGGCGCGAAGTTCACTGCCGGCCGCGCCGAAGTGCTTGCCGAGGAATACCGCCTCGCCTATGCCGCAAACCGCGATGCGCTGGGCGCAGAACTGCGGCACATTGGCTGGTCACTCATCCGCCATTCCACCGACCGCCCGGCTTCCGAAGCGCTTGTGTCAGCGCATATTTATCTCTCCGGCCAGGGGAGCGTGCGCTGA
- a CDS encoding MoxR-like ATPase produces the protein MTAPVPIRLEAGKTLRRSRMTAVTTSDPIDEAAMVAAAESALADIAAIRQEVAKVIFGQEAVVEQTLLAVLSGGHALLVGVPGLAKTKLVTTLGSVLGLDAARVQFTPDLMPADILGSEVMDQDESGKRSFRFIQGPIFTQLLMADEINRASPRTQSALLQAMQEYHVSVAGKRLDLPRPFHVLATQNPLEQEGTYPLPEAQLDRFLMQVDVPYPELAAERQILLETTGVAERTAGRVIDANRLAEIQGLIRKMPVGETVVDAILNLVRAARPGHGNEITDRNVSWGPGPRAGQALMLATRARALYEGRLAPSVDDVHAIAEAVLQHRMALTFAARAEGMTVKSVIAGIIGGVK, from the coding sequence ATGACCGCTCCGGTTCCGATTCGATTGGAGGCCGGCAAGACCTTGAGGAGAAGCCGCATGACGGCCGTTACGACCAGCGACCCCATCGACGAAGCCGCCATGGTGGCCGCCGCCGAGAGCGCGCTCGCCGATATTGCCGCCATCAGGCAGGAAGTCGCCAAGGTCATTTTCGGTCAGGAAGCCGTGGTCGAGCAGACGCTGCTCGCGGTCCTTTCCGGCGGCCATGCGCTTCTCGTCGGCGTGCCGGGTCTTGCGAAGACCAAGCTCGTGACGACGCTTGGCTCGGTGCTGGGGCTGGATGCCGCACGCGTGCAGTTCACACCCGACCTCATGCCGGCCGATATTCTCGGCTCGGAAGTGATGGATCAGGACGAGAGCGGAAAGCGCAGCTTCCGCTTCATTCAGGGGCCCATCTTCACCCAGCTTCTGATGGCCGATGAAATCAACCGCGCCTCGCCGCGCACGCAGTCGGCGCTCCTGCAGGCCATGCAGGAATATCACGTCTCGGTTGCCGGCAAGCGGCTCGACCTGCCCCGTCCGTTCCATGTGCTGGCAACCCAGAACCCGCTGGAACAGGAAGGCACCTATCCGCTGCCCGAAGCCCAGCTCGACCGCTTCCTGATGCAGGTCGACGTGCCCTATCCGGAACTCGCCGCCGAACGGCAGATCCTGCTCGAGACCACCGGCGTCGCCGAACGCACCGCCGGCCGCGTCATCGACGCGAACCGTCTCGCTGAAATCCAGGGTCTCATCCGCAAGATGCCGGTTGGCGAAACCGTGGTCGACGCGATCCTCAACCTCGTGCGCGCCGCCCGCCCCGGCCATGGCAACGAGATCACCGACCGCAACGTCTCCTGGGGCCCCGGCCCGCGCGCCGGTCAGGCGCTGATGCTCGCCACCCGCGCCCGCGCGCTCTACGAAGGGCGTCTGGCCCCCTCCGTCGACGACGTGCATGCCATTGCCGAAGCCGTCCTGCAGCATCGCATGGCGCTGACTTTCGCGGCGCGCGCCGAAGGCATGACGGTGAAGTCGGTGATCGCCGGCATCATCGGCGGCGTGAAGTAA